The following DNA comes from Syntrophorhabdaceae bacterium.
TAGATTTGCTGTTTGAACCCTGGGGATACCCTTGATAACGAAGAGATCAAGAAACCCAAAGAACCATCATGGGCCACTTCTTTCTATGAACGTATGGTGAGAACGGCGGGATGGGGTCGGTGGGCAGGTCAATCCTGCCCACCATATTTTCTACACTTTAGTCAATTCTTGAGAGCCTTCCCTCAGGCTACTTTACACACTTTTCCTGATTCTGATATCTCGTGTAGCTGTAACCGGGATTACATTTTATACACTTTTCCTGATTCTGATATCTCGTGTAGCTGTAGCCGGGGTTGCATTTTATGCACTTTTCCTGATTCTGATATCTCGTGTAGCTGTAGCCGGGGTTGCATTTTATGCACTTGTCCTGATTCTGATATCTCGTGTAGCTGTAGCCGGGGTTGCATTTTATACACTTTCCCTGATTCTGATATCTCGTGTAGCTGTAGCCGGGATTACACCTATTGCCCGAGAAGGGCGACTGAACGAAGGGCGACTGAACGAAGGGTGACTGGACGAAGGGTGACTGGACGAAGGGTGACTGGACGTAGGGCGCACCTACAGCGGTGGAACACAAAACCACATGCAGCACCGCAAAAAGCACAACAAAAAAACCTAAAGCCAACGGACGTTTCATCGTATACCTCCCATTATGTGATGTGTTCTAAGTGTATGAAGGTATATCAGGGAACCTTATCTGTAGTCAAGCAAACCCGCCCCTACCACACACCCGGGCACAATTCGCAGATGATTGCTCAACGGGCAGATATTTGAACAAAGGTTGTGAAGATCAAGGAGTTGAGCTGAGATCGCCAGTCCTTTTCTGTTCTTCCTCTTCTCTTTTGTTTCTCTTTTGACGTACTGCACCAAGGACCAGGCTGGTAATGATCAGTGCCCACCATAATAACCAACAAACCAACAAAACTCCGAAAGCTATCGCAATATATAATAATGGCCCTTTCATATCCTTAATCCTTTCTTAAAATCAGCAATTGTTATATTGTTGCACGCCCTCGATAGCTGCCTGGCCCCAACTTCCGCATATAAATGCAAAGTATGTTACCATAAAACAAAGAAGACTTAACAGGGGCATATTTGCCATACTCGTTACGAGAGAGAAGAACATTGACCTGTCCTCTCAACATCACGTACCCAGGCACAATTTGCTGAGAATTGAAGTTACAGTTCAGGTTTGGCAGGATAGCTTACAGGGCCGCAACAAACTGCAAACCCTTGATCGAATGCTTCACAGCTTGCACGGCAAGCGAGAAGGGGAGGCTCCGCGGGCTTCTGCTCGTGGAAGGGGCGACGTGAGCCCCGGAGCGGTTATTGTCTTCATGGCTTGCGCCACCTATCACCGCTTGTACACTTCCCGGCGATGGCCTATTCTTACCACCAGTATAATGAGCCTTTCATCTTCTATGCGAACGACGACCCTGTAATCACCGATGCGGTATCTCCAGAACTCGCCAAACCTGGGGCCCTTAAGCGCCTCCCCGAGGCTGCGCGGGTCCTCAAGACGGGCGAGCCTTTCGTGGAGAAAGATAAGAAGTTTGCGGACATGTTGGGGATCGAGCCTGTCGAGTTCCCGTTCTGCGGCCCTGGAAAACTCAACTTTCCAGGTCATACC
Coding sequences within:
- a CDS encoding type II toxin-antitoxin system RelE/ParE family toxin, with translation MTWKVEFSRAAERELDRLDPQHVRKLLIFLHERLARLEDPRSLGEALKGPRFGEFWRYRIGDYRVVVRIEDERLIILVVRIGHRREVYKR